One genomic region from Anticarsia gemmatalis isolate Benzon Research Colony breed Stoneville strain chromosome 7, ilAntGemm2 primary, whole genome shotgun sequence encodes:
- the LOC142974124 gene encoding uncharacterized protein LOC142974124 isoform X1 yields the protein MELMTQEDSYADRRQLFKNIWDTAMQINEKDVDIMNKTKVIKTLRLDQVDKCVVGRKKKERIKNLRTVCNKILDFCDRQDADDKFYEQMVEEQRKIPEAIEGKPKKIKLHRRKKKIRRAKSLMSSKLKKAGITIPEVDTASEENETSDFINALRQTSTRLPARYSRALTVETALTSYKPSSIDKARTDPIPDKTSATRRVRKRRSRRKKRSDVDLGPNSPGTSLGTSKVVNASARGRAVIKRVRELLAVHKVLIA from the exons ATGGAGTTAATGACCCAAGAAGACAGTTATGCTGATAGGAGAcaattatttaagaatatttggGACACAGCGATGCAAATCAACGAAAAGGATGTggatattatgaataaaactaaAGTCATTAA AACTTTAAGACTGGACCAAGTGGACAAATGTGTAGTTGGTAGAAAGAAGAAGGAACGAATCAAGAATTTGAGAACcgtttgcaataaaatattagatttttgcGACCGGCAAGATGCTGACGACAAGTTTTACGAGCAG ATGGTGGAGGAACAACGGAAAATTCCCGAAGCAATTGAAGGTAAaccgaaaaaaattaaattgcatcgaagaaaaaagaaaatcagACGAGCTAAAAGCTTAATGTCATCGAAACTTAAAAAGGCTGGGATAACTATACCGGAAGTCGACACTGCATCAGAAGAGAATGAAACCTCAGACTTTATAAACGCACTTCGGCAAACATCCACTCGTCTTCCTGCAAGATACAGTAGGGCATTGACCGTAGAGACAGCCTTAACTTCTTATAAACCTTCATCTATAGACAAAGCAAGAACAGACCCCATTCCCGATAAAACCAGCGCTACCCGTAGAGTCAGAAAGAGGCGCTCCAGAAGAAAAAAACGTTCAGATGTAGATTTGGGTCCTAACTCTCCTGGTACAAGTTTAG GTACATCGAAAGTAGTAAACGCGTCAGCAAGAGGTCGTGCAGTTATAAAACGTGTCCGAGAGCTCCTTGCTGTGCACAAAGTTCTGATCGCCTGA
- the LOC142974124 gene encoding uncharacterized protein LOC142974124 isoform X2 — protein MELMTQEDSYADRRQLFKNIWDTAMQINEKDVDIMNKTKVIKTLRLDQVDKCVVGRKKKERIKNLRTVCNKILDFCDRQDADDKFYEQEQRKIPEAIEGKPKKIKLHRRKKKIRRAKSLMSSKLKKAGITIPEVDTASEENETSDFINALRQTSTRLPARYSRALTVETALTSYKPSSIDKARTDPIPDKTSATRRVRKRRSRRKKRSDVDLGPNSPGTSLGTSKVVNASARGRAVIKRVRELLAVHKVLIA, from the exons ATGGAGTTAATGACCCAAGAAGACAGTTATGCTGATAGGAGAcaattatttaagaatatttggGACACAGCGATGCAAATCAACGAAAAGGATGTggatattatgaataaaactaaAGTCATTAA AACTTTAAGACTGGACCAAGTGGACAAATGTGTAGTTGGTAGAAAGAAGAAGGAACGAATCAAGAATTTGAGAACcgtttgcaataaaatattagatttttgcGACCGGCAAGATGCTGACGACAAGTTTTACGAGCAG GAACAACGGAAAATTCCCGAAGCAATTGAAGGTAAaccgaaaaaaattaaattgcatcgaagaaaaaagaaaatcagACGAGCTAAAAGCTTAATGTCATCGAAACTTAAAAAGGCTGGGATAACTATACCGGAAGTCGACACTGCATCAGAAGAGAATGAAACCTCAGACTTTATAAACGCACTTCGGCAAACATCCACTCGTCTTCCTGCAAGATACAGTAGGGCATTGACCGTAGAGACAGCCTTAACTTCTTATAAACCTTCATCTATAGACAAAGCAAGAACAGACCCCATTCCCGATAAAACCAGCGCTACCCGTAGAGTCAGAAAGAGGCGCTCCAGAAGAAAAAAACGTTCAGATGTAGATTTGGGTCCTAACTCTCCTGGTACAAGTTTAG GTACATCGAAAGTAGTAAACGCGTCAGCAAGAGGTCGTGCAGTTATAAAACGTGTCCGAGAGCTCCTTGCTGTGCACAAAGTTCTGATCGCCTGA